Proteins from a single region of Phycisphaeraceae bacterium D3-23:
- a CDS encoding ketoacyl-ACP synthase III produces MNLPGVTRPAGVRFAGVGTALPQRVLTNDDLAKIVETNDDWIAKRTGIKTRHIAADGETTRDLATQSLVAALDDAGMAGSDLDMVLVATMTPEMNCPSTAVRVAAAVGATPAGAMDLSAACTGFVYGLNHAAALIQTGHYKTIAVIGAETLSSVVNYNDRRTCILFGDGAGAAVLTASDNAEQGCLYQTMRADGKRWDDIYVPRAERDISESNGYSGQLNTMQMNGQEVFKFAVTQTQSIIDETLDKAGVTSDQLAAVIAHQSNKRILDLLKKRMDLPDGKLVVNIEKYGNTSAASVPLCLHEKRVKGELHEGDLVLFVAMGAGMSWASSLWRL; encoded by the coding sequence ATGAACCTGCCCGGCGTGACTCGGCCGGCGGGGGTGCGGTTTGCGGGCGTGGGCACGGCCCTCCCGCAGCGCGTCCTGACCAACGACGACCTCGCGAAGATCGTCGAGACCAACGACGACTGGATCGCCAAACGCACGGGCATCAAGACCCGCCACATCGCCGCCGACGGCGAGACGACGCGCGACCTCGCGACGCAGTCGCTCGTCGCAGCGCTTGATGATGCGGGCATGGCCGGTAGCGATCTGGACATGGTCCTCGTCGCGACGATGACGCCCGAGATGAACTGCCCGTCCACCGCCGTACGCGTCGCCGCCGCCGTGGGCGCGACCCCCGCCGGGGCGATGGACCTGAGCGCCGCTTGCACCGGCTTTGTCTACGGGCTCAACCACGCGGCGGCATTGATCCAGACCGGCCACTACAAAACGATCGCCGTCATCGGTGCCGAGACGCTGTCGAGTGTCGTCAACTACAACGACCGGCGGACGTGCATCCTCTTCGGCGACGGTGCCGGGGCCGCCGTCCTCACCGCGAGCGACAACGCCGAGCAGGGCTGCCTCTATCAGACCATGCGCGCCGACGGCAAGCGTTGGGACGACATCTACGTCCCCCGCGCCGAGCGCGACATCTCCGAAAGCAACGGCTACTCGGGCCAACTCAACACGATGCAGATGAACGGCCAAGAGGTCTTCAAGTTCGCGGTCACCCAGACCCAGAGCATCATCGACGAAACCCTCGACAAGGCCGGCGTGACCAGCGACCAGCTCGCGGCCGTGATCGCGCACCAGTCCAACAAACGCATCCTCGACCTGCTCAAGAAACGCATGGACCTGCCCGACGGCAAGCTCGTCGTCAACATCGAGAAGTACGGCAATACCTCCGCCGCGAGCGTCCCGCTCTGCCTCCACGAAAAACGCGTCAAGGGCGAACTCCACGAAGGCGACCTCGTCCTCTTCGTCGCGATGGGCGCGGGGATGTCGTGGGCGAGTTCGCTGTGGCGGCTGTAG
- a CDS encoding DUF4880 domain-containing protein, with translation MSEPDPLELVHKYLDGLADNAESAALERWLREDPAHLRAFARAAYLDQRTREQLEEDDLRDLIGSVQSDDEAPPAATRTPMPTVAGASPEEPNRRRAVGLALSILTVAVAACLVGFYLAGVLGPATDTNADALVDSDGRPTQAADDKAEQAAYRRWLAYSQRLRQDPDLIAYYTFEPDHAKPDTLVNQADATAGRFDGRLGSPDDADTAPRWAAGRFPGHPSLDFAGADKQHVAIPHEQGLNLADPCTVSLWVYNDTPVWTAHLLTKRFYKPDGSYITNIGIAWIGVDPIHHRGERTYYHTFEFGDVTSFRAWVGPHESPEGLPQSPRWVNLTITYDGESIVYYLDGERTDTKPAHPENSMADIDDDLVLGDSTTAGSQLKNSFDGRIDELVLLGRVWTDAEARAFYEAGRPVGD, from the coding sequence GTGAGTGAGCCCGACCCGCTGGAATTGGTCCATAAGTACCTCGACGGCCTGGCCGACAACGCCGAGAGCGCCGCGCTCGAGCGCTGGCTGCGCGAAGACCCGGCCCACCTCCGCGCCTTCGCGCGTGCGGCCTACCTCGACCAGCGCACCCGCGAACAACTCGAAGAAGACGACCTCCGCGATCTCATCGGTTCCGTGCAGTCCGACGACGAAGCCCCCCCGGCGGCAACACGCACACCGATGCCAACCGTCGCCGGCGCCTCGCCAGAAGAGCCCAACCGCCGTCGCGCCGTCGGCCTCGCGCTGTCGATCTTGACCGTTGCCGTTGCCGCGTGTCTCGTGGGCTTCTACCTGGCCGGCGTACTGGGGCCTGCGACCGATACAAATGCGGATGCGCTCGTCGATAGCGATGGACGCCCAACCCAGGCCGCAGACGACAAGGCGGAGCAGGCCGCCTACCGGCGCTGGCTCGCCTACAGCCAACGGCTGCGGCAGGACCCGGACCTGATCGCCTACTACACCTTCGAGCCCGACCACGCCAAACCCGACACACTCGTCAACCAGGCCGACGCGACCGCCGGCCGATTCGACGGCCGCCTCGGCAGCCCCGACGACGCCGACACCGCGCCGCGCTGGGCCGCGGGCCGATTCCCCGGCCACCCATCGCTCGACTTCGCCGGCGCCGACAAGCAGCATGTCGCCATCCCGCACGAGCAGGGCCTCAACCTCGCCGACCCGTGCACCGTCTCGCTCTGGGTCTACAACGACACCCCCGTCTGGACCGCGCACCTCCTGACCAAACGCTTCTACAAGCCCGACGGCAGCTACATCACCAACATCGGCATCGCGTGGATCGGCGTCGACCCCATCCACCACCGCGGCGAACGCACCTACTACCACACCTTCGAGTTCGGCGATGTCACATCCTTCCGCGCATGGGTCGGCCCACACGAATCACCCGAAGGACTCCCACAGTCGCCGCGCTGGGTCAACCTCACCATCACCTACGACGGCGAATCGATCGTGTACTACCTTGACGGTGAGCGTACCGACACCAAGCCCGCGCACCCCGAAAACAGCATGGCCGACATCGACGACGATCTTGTCCTGGGCGACTCCACCACCGCCGGCAGCCAGCTCAAGAACAGCTTCGACGGACGCATCGACGAGCTCGTGCTGCTTGGCCGGGTGTGGACCGATGCCGAAGCCCGGGCGTTTTATGAAGCGGGGAGGCCGGTTGGGGATTAA
- the fabG gene encoding 3-oxoacyl-[acyl-carrier-protein] reductase: protein MADKTEKRVAIVTGASRGIGRCCALALASDGRHVVCVARNVDKLNEVKAEIETAGGSAEVATCDIGDQQSIEGLIDGVAKQHGRLDVLVNNAGITRDNLLLRMSDEEFDDVIHTNLRSVFVACRASIKPMMRGKWGRIINIGSVAGVVGNPGQANYAAAKAGLAGFSKCLAKEMGGKNLTANVIAPGFIETDMTDGLPDAIKDGVKTMTALRRMGRPEEIAAAVAFLASEGASYITGQVLCVDGGMTMC from the coding sequence ATGGCAGACAAAACCGAGAAACGCGTCGCGATCGTCACAGGGGCCTCCCGCGGGATCGGGCGCTGTTGCGCCCTCGCGCTCGCGTCCGACGGCCGACACGTCGTGTGCGTCGCGCGCAACGTGGACAAGCTCAATGAAGTCAAGGCAGAGATCGAGACGGCCGGCGGCAGCGCGGAGGTCGCGACCTGCGACATCGGCGACCAGCAGTCGATCGAAGGGCTCATCGACGGCGTCGCCAAGCAACATGGCCGGCTCGATGTCCTGGTCAACAACGCCGGCATCACACGCGACAACCTGCTGCTCCGCATGAGCGATGAGGAGTTTGACGACGTGATCCACACGAACCTGCGTAGCGTCTTCGTCGCCTGCCGGGCGTCGATCAAGCCGATGATGCGGGGCAAGTGGGGGCGGATCATCAACATCGGCTCGGTGGCGGGCGTCGTGGGCAACCCCGGCCAGGCGAATTACGCCGCGGCGAAGGCGGGGCTCGCGGGGTTTAGCAAGTGCCTGGCCAAAGAAATGGGCGGCAAGAACCTGACGGCCAACGTCATCGCCCCGGGCTTCATCGAGACGGATATGACCGATGGGCTTCCCGACGCGATCAAGGACGGCGTCAAGACGATGACTGCGCTTCGCCGTATGGGCAGGCCCGAGGAGATCGCCGCGGCGGTCGCCTTCCTCGCCAGCGAAGGTGCCAGCTACATCACCGGGCAGGTGCTGTGTGTGGACGGCGGCATGACGATGTGTTGA
- a CDS encoding sigma-70 family RNA polymerase sigma factor, translating to MPDPAQQRNLTVLWMKAQPAVSAYLHSIIFDRHHAEDLLQQTAMHCTDKFEQYDPARPFTAWAMGMARLNALHYMRTRGRDRHRFGDDLLASLAQAQVAVHEEEGTAMADALRLCLADLPKHNRRMVELRHLRGMSPPDIGQKIGKTGNSVAVTLHRIRKGLGKCITQRIDDAGPAGE from the coding sequence ATGCCCGACCCCGCGCAACAACGCAACCTCACCGTCCTCTGGATGAAGGCCCAGCCCGCGGTGTCGGCGTACCTGCACAGCATCATCTTCGACCGCCACCACGCCGAGGACCTGCTCCAGCAGACCGCGATGCACTGCACGGACAAGTTCGAGCAGTACGACCCGGCCCGGCCGTTCACCGCGTGGGCGATGGGGATGGCCCGGCTCAACGCGCTGCACTACATGCGCACGCGCGGCCGAGACCGCCACCGCTTCGGCGACGACCTCCTCGCGTCGCTGGCCCAGGCGCAGGTCGCGGTGCACGAGGAGGAAGGCACCGCGATGGCCGACGCGCTTCGGCTTTGCCTCGCCGACCTGCCCAAGCACAACCGGCGGATGGTCGAGCTGCGCCACCTGCGCGGGATGTCGCCGCCCGACATCGGGCAAAAGATCGGCAAGACCGGCAACAGTGTCGCCGTCACCCTCCACCGCATTCGCAAGGGGCTGGGCAAGTGCATCACGCAGCGCATCGACGACGCGGGACCGGCCGGTGAGTGA
- a CDS encoding ACP S-malonyltransferase has protein sequence MTDTNTIVLCPGQGAQAVGMGKGWHDASAEAKATFAEANDTLGFDLAKLCFEGPDDDLNRTDNAQCAIYTASVACYRALQANGTVESFTATAGLSLGEFTALHLAGCYSFADGLKLVRLRGEAMQAAAEASPSSMVAITGEVNEANIEVLCDKVNDALPKEAIMVPANYNSPMQVVVSGTLDACEAMVGEAEAAGFRATPLTVAGAFHSPIMQPAALQLSDALAKVDWSEPTCTVLSNVTGEPHVTDPKLIALRLVEQLTNPVRWSQSMQYAAKEMPGRYIELAPGKVLSGLMRRTDKSIKVENFSKPK, from the coding sequence ATGACAGATACCAACACCATCGTTCTTTGCCCGGGCCAGGGCGCTCAGGCCGTCGGCATGGGCAAGGGCTGGCACGACGCCTCCGCCGAAGCCAAGGCGACCTTCGCGGAAGCCAACGACACGCTGGGCTTCGACCTCGCCAAGCTCTGCTTCGAGGGGCCGGACGACGACCTCAACCGCACCGACAACGCGCAGTGCGCGATCTACACCGCGTCGGTCGCGTGCTACCGGGCGCTCCAAGCAAACGGCACGGTCGAGTCGTTCACCGCGACGGCCGGGCTGTCGCTGGGCGAGTTCACCGCGCTGCACCTCGCGGGCTGCTACAGCTTCGCCGACGGGCTCAAGCTCGTCCGGCTGCGCGGCGAGGCGATGCAGGCCGCGGCCGAAGCGTCGCCCTCGTCGATGGTCGCGATCACGGGCGAGGTCAACGAGGCCAACATCGAGGTGCTGTGCGACAAGGTCAACGATGCGCTGCCCAAAGAAGCGATCATGGTCCCCGCCAACTACAACTCGCCGATGCAGGTCGTCGTGAGCGGGACGCTGGACGCGTGCGAAGCGATGGTCGGTGAGGCCGAGGCCGCGGGCTTCCGCGCAACGCCGTTGACCGTGGCCGGGGCGTTCCACTCGCCGATCATGCAGCCCGCCGCGCTCCAGCTCTCCGATGCGCTGGCCAAGGTTGATTGGAGCGAGCCCACCTGTACCGTGCTCAGCAACGTCACGGGCGAGCCGCACGTGACCGACCCCAAGCTCATCGCACTGCGTCTGGTCGAGCAGCTCACCAACCCCGTGCGCTGGTCGCAATCGATGCAGTACGCCGCGAAGGAGATGCCTGGCCGATACATCGAGCTGGCCCCGGGCAAGGTGCTCAGCGGGCTGATGCGACGGACGGACAAGTCCATCAAGGTCGAGAACTTTAGTAAGCCGAAGTAG
- the fabF gene encoding beta-ketoacyl-ACP synthase II, whose translation MSHRRVAITGLGWVTSLGNSVPEVWDLLLAGTSGIKPISRFDITDYTTKFGGEISPWEGPPNLEPMERKRSTKKLDRFAQFAINATIDAVNDAGLDFEKENPWRCGSIIGSGVGGMEEFAEGHRKLLEKGPSRVSPFMVPKLMCNAAAGNVSIHYGIKGPNSAVATACASAGHAILEAADSIRHDAADIMIAGGSEAALTPLGTACFIALKALSKRNDDPTKASRPWDADRDGFVLAEGAGIIILEEMEHAKARGARIYGEMLGAGQSADGSHITAPLEDGAGAAYAMTAALKDAGKNPEDVSYINAHGTSTGLGDLAETHAVKNVFGNDTKVPVSSTKSMLGHSLGAAGGIEAVICAKAIETGVMPPTINLDNPGEGCDLDYIPHTAREADINAVMSNSFGFGGHNVSLLMGKV comes from the coding sequence ATGAGCCATCGACGCGTAGCCATCACCGGGCTCGGCTGGGTCACCAGCCTGGGCAACTCGGTCCCCGAGGTCTGGGACCTCCTTCTCGCGGGCACCTCGGGCATCAAGCCCATCTCCCGCTTCGACATCACGGACTACACCACGAAGTTCGGCGGCGAGATCTCCCCGTGGGAAGGCCCGCCCAACCTCGAGCCAATGGAACGCAAACGCTCGACCAAGAAGCTCGACCGCTTCGCGCAGTTCGCGATCAACGCGACCATCGACGCCGTCAACGACGCGGGCCTGGACTTCGAGAAAGAAAACCCGTGGCGCTGCGGCAGTATCATCGGCTCGGGCGTCGGTGGCATGGAAGAGTTCGCCGAGGGCCACCGCAAGCTGCTCGAAAAAGGCCCCAGCCGCGTCAGCCCGTTCATGGTCCCCAAGCTGATGTGTAACGCCGCCGCGGGCAACGTCTCGATCCATTACGGCATCAAGGGCCCCAACTCCGCCGTCGCCACCGCCTGCGCCTCTGCAGGCCACGCGATCCTCGAAGCCGCCGACAGCATCCGACATGACGCCGCCGACATCATGATCGCCGGCGGCTCCGAGGCCGCGCTTACCCCGCTGGGCACCGCCTGCTTCATCGCACTCAAAGCGCTCTCCAAACGCAACGACGACCCGACCAAGGCATCTCGCCCCTGGGACGCCGACCGCGACGGCTTCGTCCTGGCCGAGGGCGCAGGCATCATCATCCTCGAAGAGATGGAGCACGCCAAAGCCCGCGGCGCACGAATCTACGGCGAGATGCTCGGCGCAGGCCAGTCCGCCGACGGCTCGCACATCACCGCCCCGCTCGAAGACGGCGCGGGCGCGGCCTACGCGATGACCGCCGCTCTCAAAGACGCCGGCAAGAACCCCGAGGACGTCAGCTACATCAACGCCCACGGCACGTCGACAGGGCTGGGCGACCTCGCCGAGACCCACGCCGTCAAAAACGTCTTCGGCAACGACACCAAGGTCCCTGTCTCCTCGACCAAGTCGATGCTCGGCCACTCCCTGGGCGCGGCCGGCGGCATCGAGGCCGTCATCTGCGCCAAGGCCATCGAGACCGGCGTCATGCCCCCGACCATCAACCTCGACAACCCCGGCGAGGGCTGCGACCTCGACTACATCCCCCACACCGCCCGCGAAGCAGACATCAACGCCGTCATGAGCAACAGCTTCGGCTTCGGCGGCCACAACGTGTCGCTGCTGATGGGCAAGGTGTAG
- the acpP gene encoding acyl carrier protein produces the protein MDKQEIEEKVIDIVAEQMGVDKGEITPATSFVNDLNADSLDTVELVMEFEDVFETSIPDEEAEKIDTVGKAIEFITAHSS, from the coding sequence ATGGACAAGCAAGAAATCGAAGAAAAGGTGATCGACATCGTCGCCGAGCAGATGGGCGTCGATAAGGGCGAGATCACCCCGGCGACGTCGTTCGTTAACGACCTCAACGCCGACTCCCTCGACACCGTCGAGTTGGTGATGGAATTCGAAGACGTCTTCGAGACCTCGATCCCCGACGAAGAAGCCGAAAAAATCGACACGGTCGGCAAGGCCATCGAGTTTATCACCGCCCACAGCAGTTAG
- a CDS encoding twin-arginine translocase TatA/TatE family subunit, giving the protein MTATTLLAFIGPIGWPEMLIIGLIGVLIFGKRLPEVGKSIGKGIVEFKKGLSGVDDEVNDAVKKQKSLEENSADTTTVETGAHSNAGASPQS; this is encoded by the coding sequence ATGACCGCTACCACCCTGCTCGCTTTCATCGGACCCATCGGCTGGCCTGAGATGCTCATCATCGGGCTCATCGGCGTCCTCATCTTTGGCAAACGCCTCCCCGAGGTCGGCAAGTCCATCGGCAAGGGTATCGTCGAGTTCAAGAAGGGGCTCTCCGGCGTTGACGACGAAGTCAATGACGCGGTCAAGAAACAGAAGAGCTTGGAAGAAAACTCGGCCGATACCACCACGGTTGAAACCGGCGCGCACAGCAACGCAGGCGCCTCGCCGCAGTCTTGA
- the rpmF gene encoding 50S ribosomal protein L32: protein MLPKQRQSRTKGRNRRSHDALSVRKAVTCPSCGSAKLPHSACAECGFVRPGLKLSLSREQA, encoded by the coding sequence ATGCTGCCCAAGCAACGCCAGTCCCGTACCAAAGGCCGCAATCGCCGGTCCCACGACGCTCTTTCCGTCCGCAAGGCCGTGACCTGCCCGAGCTGCGGCTCGGCCAAGCTGCCGCACAGCGCCTGCGCCGAGTGTGGATTTGTCCGCCCGGGGCTCAAGCTGTCGCTGTCGCGCGAGCAGGCCTAA
- a CDS encoding ABC transporter permease, producing the protein MRLQGLYRILGITLLLLVVCVVTMAINPAAAKTNNLDNLLHWTALFGILTLGVAFVIITGGIDLSIGSVVALTGVVLAVLLTIHYEPTDHQVTVTTIDGDEGRLVLSGLPPGFTLRDQVEFKDPTSSPPNEPRSIRIDAELTSLDNTDGVVFVEGSTRWLSEGDRGVVMEARSWSAWAAVPLVLLIAAGIGLFHGLLITKMNLQPFVVTLCGLLIYRGLSRYFAGDQSQNLTDAPEGLKALNSGDPFSIPIPFINWIGEGRWGRVAVDSSGVQKMNRAGEVMLGGDGKPVRDAAGEMMMNPAGIAESPVALDLVGWVPMPMPMLILLGLAVLSALFLHRTVWGRYLFALGRNEEATRFSGIDTDRMVILSYILCSLMAGLGGILIGLHINSLQPAGHGNFYELYAIAAAVLGGCSLRGGVGSVAGVIIGTAVLRALYNAINMLGIPTYLEYAIIGGVLLVGVMADEVVRKAIGAVQARKRRAQALG; encoded by the coding sequence ATGCGACTCCAAGGCCTGTACCGCATCCTCGGCATCACGCTGCTGCTCCTCGTGGTCTGCGTCGTCACCATGGCGATCAACCCCGCAGCCGCGAAGACTAACAACCTCGACAACCTCCTGCACTGGACCGCGCTCTTCGGCATCCTCACCCTCGGCGTCGCCTTCGTCATCATCACCGGCGGGATCGACCTCTCCATCGGCTCGGTCGTCGCGCTCACGGGCGTCGTCCTCGCCGTCCTGCTCACGATCCACTACGAGCCCACCGATCACCAAGTCACCGTCACCACGATTGATGGAGACGAGGGGCGTCTGGTGCTCTCGGGCCTGCCGCCGGGCTTCACGCTGCGCGACCAGGTCGAGTTCAAAGACCCCACCAGCAGCCCGCCCAACGAGCCGCGGTCGATCCGCATCGACGCCGAACTGACATCCCTCGACAATACAGACGGCGTTGTTTTCGTAGAAGGTTCGACGCGCTGGCTCAGTGAAGGCGACCGCGGGGTGGTGATGGAAGCGCGGTCGTGGAGCGCTTGGGCGGCCGTGCCGCTGGTGCTGCTGATTGCGGCGGGGATCGGGCTGTTCCACGGGCTGCTCATCACGAAGATGAACCTGCAGCCGTTCGTCGTGACGCTGTGCGGGCTGCTGATTTACCGCGGGCTGTCGCGCTACTTCGCGGGCGACCAGTCGCAGAACCTGACCGATGCGCCCGAGGGGCTCAAGGCGCTGAACTCCGGCGACCCGTTCAGCATCCCGATCCCGTTCATTAACTGGATCGGCGAGGGCCGGTGGGGCCGGGTCGCGGTCGACAGCAGCGGCGTGCAGAAGATGAACCGCGCGGGCGAGGTGATGCTCGGCGGGGACGGCAAGCCCGTCCGCGACGCGGCGGGTGAGATGATGATGAACCCAGCGGGGATCGCCGAGTCGCCGGTTGCGCTCGACCTCGTGGGCTGGGTGCCGATGCCGATGCCGATGCTGATCCTGCTCGGGCTCGCGGTGCTCTCGGCGTTGTTTCTGCACCGCACGGTGTGGGGCCGATACCTCTTCGCGCTGGGGCGCAACGAGGAGGCGACGCGCTTCTCGGGGATCGACACCGACCGGATGGTGATCCTGTCGTACATCCTGTGCTCGCTCATGGCGGGGCTGGGCGGCATCCTGATCGGTCTGCACATCAACTCGCTGCAGCCCGCGGGCCACGGCAATTTCTACGAGCTCTACGCCATCGCCGCGGCGGTGCTCGGCGGGTGCTCGCTGCGCGGCGGGGTCGGGTCGGTCGCCGGTGTCATCATCGGCACGGCCGTACTCCGCGCGCTCTACAACGCGATCAACATGCTCGGCATCCCGACCTATCTGGAGTACGCCATCATCGGCGGGGTCTTGCTGGTCGGCGTGATGGCCGACGAGGTGGTGCGTAAGGCGATCGGGGCGGTGCAGGCACGCAAGCGCAGGGCGCAGGCGCTGGGGTAA
- the plsX gene encoding phosphate acyltransferase PlsX, which translates to MPVRIAIDVMGGDNAPDAILTGALSAIKLLGPDDRLVLVGDETIILESMEEEGFANDPHVEVVATTQVIGMGDPPVSALRTKTDSSIVKWAWLGSKRAKDERCDVIISAGNTGACVAAAQMTMRRLPGVHRPGIAVTIPTFYGPVVVCDVGANPEPRPTHLHQYGHMGTIFAQRVLDIETPKVALLSIGGEEGKGNALTRGTHDLLKADTSMNYVGYIEGREIFEGKANVIVAEGFTGNVVLKLAEGLSKGIFKTIAHEAFEIDPDLAMKLQPVVESIYAKHDYHEHGGAPLMGANGICLICHGSSQPRTIHNAIRNAIKYAELNVNDEVSQDLLAAEELLKAHQANRESESEPKPASVSGESA; encoded by the coding sequence GTGCCCGTGCGTATCGCGATTGATGTGATGGGGGGAGACAACGCGCCTGATGCGATCCTTACAGGTGCGCTCAGCGCGATCAAGCTGCTCGGCCCCGACGACCGCCTCGTGCTCGTCGGCGACGAGACCATCATCTTGGAATCGATGGAAGAAGAGGGCTTCGCCAACGACCCGCACGTCGAGGTCGTCGCGACCACCCAGGTCATCGGCATGGGCGACCCGCCCGTCTCGGCGCTGCGCACCAAGACCGACAGCTCCATCGTCAAGTGGGCCTGGCTCGGTTCTAAACGCGCCAAGGATGAACGCTGCGACGTCATCATCTCCGCAGGCAACACCGGCGCATGTGTCGCGGCCGCGCAGATGACCATGCGACGCCTGCCCGGCGTCCACCGGCCCGGCATCGCCGTCACCATCCCAACCTTCTACGGCCCGGTCGTCGTCTGCGATGTCGGCGCGAACCCCGAGCCCCGCCCCACCCACCTCCACCAGTACGGGCACATGGGCACGATCTTCGCCCAGCGTGTGCTTGATATCGAGACGCCCAAGGTCGCCCTGCTCTCCATCGGCGGCGAAGAGGGCAAGGGCAACGCGCTCACCCGCGGCACACACGACCTGCTCAAGGCCGATACCTCGATGAACTACGTCGGCTACATCGAAGGCCGGGAGATCTTCGAGGGCAAGGCGAACGTCATCGTCGCGGAGGGTTTTACGGGCAACGTCGTGCTCAAGCTCGCCGAGGGGCTGAGCAAGGGCATCTTCAAGACGATCGCGCACGAGGCGTTCGAGATCGACCCGGACCTGGCGATGAAGCTCCAGCCCGTCGTCGAGAGCATCTACGCCAAACACGACTACCACGAGCACGGCGGCGCACCGCTCATGGGTGCCAACGGCATCTGCCTGATCTGTCATGGCTCGTCGCAGCCCCGCACGATCCACAACGCGATCCGCAACGCGATCAAGTACGCCGAGCTCAATGTCAACGACGAGGTCTCGCAGGACCTGCTCGCCGCAGAAGAACTGCTCAAAGCGCATCAGGCGAATCGCGAGTCCGAGTCCGAGCCCAAGCCCGCATCGGTCTCTGGGGAATCGGCATGA